Proteins encoded by one window of Desulfomonilia bacterium:
- a CDS encoding zinc-binding dehydrogenase, which yields MRKNGKDKTMKALYFDNSLLKIVMMQAASIFYHDAALTTISPTRYAEVPEPQIPNPRWLKVKNKACGLCGSDIHFIFMEMDPKSFPAATPGVSRKYLGHELLGEVIETGDEAGDFKKGDRVCLRIDWPSCYQMEIDPMCPQCQKGDYMMCRNLGAKKPPLIDVGGGFSPYMVMHRSQPFKVPAELSDDEALLIEPVACAVHGVGKRMPEKGERVLVLGCGAIGLLTVAVAKAMQPDAEVFALARYPFQAEMAKKMGADGVIIREINPYKRIAEITGAKYFEGYFGNRILLGGFDVIYDTIGNDGSINDALRWVKSRGSVVIIGINFKPGKIDYSPIWHQEINVTGINCHANEGADLTSFDIAAGLLVNKHIPTDGFITHRFPMQNYRDAIKTFFSKGDEKAVKIVLEHG from the coding sequence ATGAGAAAAAATGGAAAGGATAAAACCATGAAAGCACTCTATTTTGATAACAGTCTTTTAAAGATCGTTATGATGCAGGCCGCTTCCATTTTTTATCATGATGCAGCGCTTACGACCATATCGCCGACTCGCTACGCAGAGGTGCCGGAGCCGCAAATCCCCAACCCCAGGTGGCTCAAGGTAAAGAACAAAGCGTGCGGGCTGTGCGGGTCGGACATACATTTCATATTCATGGAGATGGACCCGAAAAGTTTTCCCGCGGCAACCCCCGGGGTTTCAAGGAAATATCTTGGACATGAGCTTCTGGGCGAGGTTATCGAAACAGGCGATGAAGCAGGTGACTTTAAAAAAGGCGACAGGGTATGTCTGCGCATAGACTGGCCTTCATGCTATCAGATGGAGATAGACCCGATGTGCCCGCAGTGCCAGAAGGGCGATTACATGATGTGCCGGAACCTGGGCGCAAAAAAGCCTCCGCTTATTGATGTCGGGGGAGGCTTTTCTCCTTATATGGTGATGCACCGCTCACAGCCTTTCAAAGTGCCCGCCGAGCTCAGCGATGATGAAGCGCTGCTCATCGAGCCTGTGGCCTGCGCCGTGCATGGCGTCGGAAAGCGCATGCCGGAAAAGGGGGAGCGCGTGCTGGTTCTCGGGTGCGGCGCAATTGGCCTTTTAACTGTTGCGGTTGCTAAGGCGATGCAGCCGGATGCAGAGGTGTTTGCGCTGGCCAGGTATCCATTCCAGGCCGAAATGGCAAAAAAAATGGGTGCCGACGGCGTAATCATCAGGGAAATAAATCCTTACAAACGCATAGCCGAAATAACCGGGGCAAAATACTTCGAGGGGTATTTCGGGAACAGGATACTGCTCGGAGGATTTGACGTCATTTACGATACCATAGGTAATGACGGCAGCATAAATGATGCACTCAGGTGGGTAAAGAGCAGGGGGAGTGTCGTAATAATCGGCATCAATTTCAAACCGGGAAAGATAGATTATTCACCCATATGGCATCAGGAAATAAATGTAACCGGGATCAACTGCCATGCAAACGAAGGGGCGGACCTTACTTCATTTGATATAGCGGCAGGACTGCTGGTGAACAAACATATACCTACAGACGGCTTTATCACTCACAGGTTTCCCATGCAGAACTATCGTGATGCCATAAAAACGTTTTTTTCAAAAGGAGACGAAAAAGCCGTCAAGATCGTACTAGAACACGGATAA
- a CDS encoding ubiquinone/menaquinone biosynthesis methyltransferase yields the protein MGNEKFLDKSAGRIGRLFDSIASSYDLINTVLSLGIDRLWRIKAVNALNIKDGDIVLDIATGTGMSALEAFRRARCTVIGLDLSTGMLAGAKTRLNKYRNNGKFHPVKADALFMPFPDNSFEKMLICFGIRNIPDTAAFLKECHKVLKPEGLMSILELSIPQNFFIRCVYLVYFRFILPYLGGLISGDFASYRYLRDSVIGFPAPASLAAIMKDCGFDVLEKSPAFFGASYLYLIKKSLL from the coding sequence ATGGGAAATGAAAAATTTCTGGACAAATCCGCCGGCAGAATAGGCAGGCTCTTTGACAGTATCGCTTCGTCCTATGACCTCATAAACACGGTGCTCTCCCTTGGCATCGACAGGTTGTGGCGTATTAAGGCCGTCAATGCCCTCAATATTAAAGACGGCGATATTGTTCTTGATATTGCGACGGGGACAGGCATGTCGGCTCTTGAGGCCTTCAGGCGGGCCCGATGTACGGTTATCGGGCTGGACCTTTCAACGGGCATGCTGGCCGGGGCGAAAACCCGCCTCAATAAGTACAGAAATAATGGTAAATTCCACCCTGTTAAAGCTGACGCCCTTTTTATGCCGTTTCCTGATAACAGTTTTGAAAAGATGCTGATATGCTTCGGCATACGGAATATCCCTGACACTGCAGCTTTTTTAAAAGAATGCCATAAGGTACTCAAGCCCGAAGGCCTTATGTCCATACTGGAACTATCAATCCCTCAAAACTTTTTTATCAGATGTGTTTATCTTGTCTATTTCCGTTTCATTCTTCCTTACCTGGGGGGGCTTATATCAGGCGATTTTGCTTCATATCGCTATCTCAGAGATTCCGTCATAGGTTTTCCAGCGCCTGCCAGTCTTGCCGCCATAATGAAAGACTGCGGTTTTGACGTTCTTGAAAAATCACCTGCATTTTTCGGCGCCTCTTATCTTTACCTTATAAAAAAATCTTTATTATAA
- a CDS encoding amidohydrolase → MKDKLFINGRIYSMDKEGELFNAMHVKNGRIHKMFSSSTDAMVESGRYEIVNLQGKTVIPGMIDTHAHFVMTVASVAMGERVSEVTSTGLVPTDLKGVQEKLIAVAGKKNKNQPLLFYNYVIPSIAETRLPEKAEIDRWLPGRIVIIISMDGHSSSYSTLALKAIGLEDPYGNGILTGEAHEFNMGRVNSYVQSKLSPWMLLKGLIAVTNDAAAHGLTSIHCLDGFDDDPKDMTIWFITRIASVLPLRLRTYIQYLDPKKIGRHLKYLKMGRIGGCAAWEMDGSVSSQTAAFYDEYRSKPGYTGECYYTAEKVESLVERAHDAGFQITSHALGPRAIETLLSSYEKVLAKKGDKENRRRHRIDHFEFPTDDQVKRAVASGILLAVQPGFSWFDEKYQKGYRKFLSDKVFEMQVPLKKVVSLGGMLLGGSDSPVQHFNPFLQIQGMVSFPLPEQRLSVYEALRTYTCNAAYSTFEENERGTLKEGKIADFAVLDKNPFEIETEEIQTVKVLDTYMNGQVCKPITSPWSLVLKALLGRRSKA, encoded by the coding sequence GTGAAAGACAAGCTCTTCATTAACGGCCGGATTTACAGCATGGACAAAGAGGGTGAATTATTCAATGCGATGCATGTGAAAAACGGCCGCATACACAAGATGTTCTCATCATCAACAGATGCGATGGTGGAAAGCGGCAGATATGAAATAGTCAATCTTCAGGGAAAAACGGTTATCCCGGGTATGATCGACACTCATGCGCATTTCGTCATGACGGTCGCTTCCGTTGCCATGGGAGAAAGGGTTTCGGAAGTGACGTCAACTGGTCTTGTCCCGACAGACCTGAAAGGGGTTCAGGAAAAACTTATCGCCGTTGCAGGCAAAAAAAATAAAAACCAGCCCCTGCTTTTTTACAACTATGTAATCCCTTCCATTGCTGAAACGAGGCTCCCTGAAAAAGCGGAGATCGACAGATGGCTTCCGGGCCGGATCGTTATAATCATTTCCATGGACGGCCACAGCAGTTCATATTCAACTTTGGCATTGAAGGCGATTGGGCTTGAAGACCCTTACGGAAACGGCATTCTTACAGGTGAGGCACATGAGTTCAACATGGGCAGGGTCAATTCTTATGTGCAGTCGAAACTCTCGCCCTGGATGCTGCTTAAAGGGCTTATTGCCGTTACCAATGATGCCGCGGCGCACGGATTGACATCCATTCACTGCCTTGACGGCTTTGACGATGATCCGAAGGATATGACAATCTGGTTTATAACTCGTATTGCCTCGGTGCTCCCTCTAAGGCTCAGGACATATATACAGTATCTTGATCCGAAAAAAATCGGACGTCATTTGAAATATCTCAAAATGGGCCGCATAGGCGGCTGTGCGGCCTGGGAGATGGACGGCTCGGTCTCGTCTCAGACCGCGGCCTTTTATGATGAATACAGAAGCAAGCCCGGCTATACGGGCGAATGCTATTACACGGCCGAAAAGGTTGAAAGCCTTGTTGAAAGGGCGCATGACGCAGGGTTTCAGATAACATCACATGCCTTGGGTCCCAGGGCAATTGAAACCCTTTTGAGCTCATATGAAAAGGTGCTTGCGAAAAAGGGCGATAAGGAAAACAGACGGCGCCACAGGATAGACCATTTTGAATTTCCGACAGACGACCAGGTAAAGCGCGCGGTGGCAAGCGGGATTCTCCTTGCGGTACAGCCGGGCTTTTCATGGTTCGATGAAAAATATCAGAAAGGTTACCGCAAGTTCCTGAGCGACAAGGTCTTTGAAATGCAGGTACCCTTAAAAAAGGTCGTGTCCCTGGGCGGGATGCTTCTGGGCGGTTCGGACAGTCCCGTTCAGCATTTCAACCCGTTCCTCCAGATACAGGGCATGGTGAGTTTTCCGCTTCCCGAGCAGAGGCTGAGTGTTTATGAGGCGCTCAGGACGTATACCTGTAACGCCGCTTATTCGACCTTCGAAGAGAACGAACGCGGAACGCTCAAAGAAGGCAAAATCGCTGACTTTGCAGTTCTTGACAAAAATCCCTTTGAGATCGAAACCGAAGAAATACAAACCGTTAAAGTCCTCGATACCTATATGAACGGACAGGTCTGCAAGCCTATTACAAGTCCCTGGAGTCTTGTTTTAAAGGCGCTTCTCGGACGCAGGTCAAAAGCATGA